One Paenisporosarcina sp. FSL H8-0542 genomic region harbors:
- a CDS encoding twin-arginine translocase TatA/TatE family subunit → MMQNIGIPGLILVLVIALIIFGPSKLPEIGKAFGSTLREFKNSTKDLLSEEKSATPKEQVNKE, encoded by the coding sequence ATGATGCAAAATATAGGAATTCCAGGATTGATTTTGGTATTGGTTATTGCTCTTATCATTTTCGGACCATCTAAATTGCCTGAAATCGGAAAAGCTTTCGGTTCCACATTAAGAGAGTTCAAGAATTCAACTAAGGATCTTTTATCAGAAGAAAAAAGCGCGACTCCCAAAGAACAAGTAAATAAAGAGTAA
- the tatC gene encoding twin-arginine translocase subunit TatC translates to MKGQSMNVVQHLEELRKAIMITLGIFLLFFVLAFIYVQDIYHLLVKDLPFKLALLGPSDILMVYLMISSVVALAATMPAAAHQVWRYISPGLTEKERKVSLAYVPALFILFIIGISFGYFILFPLVMSFLMSLSNDMFTTFFTTEKYFRFLLNMTLPFGFLFELPVVIMFLTSLGIINPYVLQKIRKYAYFVLIVTSVLITPPDFLSDILVIIPLLLLYESSITLSKFVIKRQQKMLDKLVT, encoded by the coding sequence ATGAAAGGTCAAAGCATGAATGTTGTTCAACATTTAGAAGAATTACGCAAGGCAATTATGATTACTCTAGGAATTTTTCTACTGTTTTTTGTGCTGGCCTTCATTTACGTTCAGGATATATATCACTTGCTGGTCAAAGACTTGCCATTTAAGCTAGCTTTATTGGGTCCAAGCGATATATTGATGGTTTATTTAATGATTTCAAGTGTTGTCGCGTTAGCTGCTACTATGCCTGCTGCTGCACATCAAGTTTGGCGATATATTAGTCCAGGTTTGACAGAGAAGGAGCGTAAAGTGTCGCTTGCGTATGTACCGGCACTATTTATTCTATTTATAATAGGTATCAGTTTTGGGTACTTTATTTTATTTCCTCTAGTGATGAGTTTTTTAATGTCATTGTCCAATGACATGTTTACTACTTTTTTCACAACAGAAAAATATTTCCGGTTTTTGTTGAATATGACTTTACCTTTTGGGTTTCTATTTGAACTGCCAGTCGTGATAATGTTTTTAACAAGTTTAGGAATAATTAATCCGTATGTTTTACAAAAAATAAGAAAGTATGCTTATTTTGTGTTGATTGTTACTTCCGTATTGATTACACCACCAGATTTCTTGTCAGATATTCTTGTGATTATTCCTTTACTCCTGTTATATGAAAGCAGTATCACATTGTCTAAATTTGTGATTAAACGACAACAAAAAATGTTAGATAAATTAGTTACGTAA